In Bacillales bacterium, the sequence CGGACCATCGAATCTACGTCTCGTTTATTGTCACCACTCCTATAAGATGGTAAGATGAGGATAATTCATTTTACCGAAGGAGTGGTGCTTTTGCTCGTGGCGAAACGCCGAAACGGGAACCTTTTTACCTTATCGGAAGACCGTGAGAAAGAACATTTTGCCAAAATCCGGGACAAAGAAACGTTTTTTTGTCCGGCCTGCGACGCCGAGGTGCACATGAAGCTCGGTGACAAGCGGATGTGGCATTTCGCGCATCGAAATGATGCGGCTTGTTCATACTCAGGCGAATCCGAATCCCGCTATCATTTGTCCGGAAAGAAACAGTTGTTCCAGTGGCTGCAAAGTCGACATCCCCCTGTTGAACTTGAACCTTATTTACCTCAAATCAAACAACGCCCCGATCTTCTTTTGCGAACCCGCCCCCAACCGATCGTTTTTGAATTTCAATGTTCTACGATTTCCCGGCAATTGTTCATGAAACGTACGTCATCCTACGAAAACGCCGATTATGTTCCCGTATGGATTCTCGGCGGCAACCGAATGAAGCGCACGAAACGCGACATTTTCCAACTTTCTGAATTGGATTGGCTGGCGCTTCGGAAAACGAAAACGACGGGTGAGCGAATGCTGCTTTATTATTGTCCTGACGCCGGTTGTTTTGCTTCGCTTTCGCAAATCGTTCCTTTCTCTCCTTCTAAAGTGCATGCTAACGTCCGCTTTTATCAAGAATCGCTCGATTCCCTCTCCGATTTGCTCGATCCTCCAGAAACCAATCCTTTTTCCGTCCCAACTCAATGGTTGAACGTGAAACGCCAAAAAAGAACATATGCTTTTCGCGAGCGGAGTAGAGAATGTTTCTATCTTCGAAAGGTCGCAGCTGGACGTCCGCTGTTCCCGCCCGCCGTTGGTTGGCCGACGCCGTCTTCCATTTCCATCGAAACGTCTCCGTTCATTTGGCAAAGTTGGTTGTTTCACCAATTTTTAAAACATGGTGACAGCAGCCGTGTGATTTCCCTTTCATCCGTACGCAAAGCTTTTCATCGGCTCGTTTTCAAAGGCCTTTTTCGTTTGCGGTCCATACCGGCGATTGCAATATCCGAATGCGACGATGCGATTTCCGAATATATGAAATGTCTCGTTCGCTTTGGTTTGTTGGAACCTGTCGGCTTTGCAACTTTTCGATTAGCGGAGGGAACGTCTCTATTTACGCACGAACGCGAAGAAAGTCTGGAAAAGGAGTATTTTGAAAAGCTTTTTGGAATATTTTAAGATAAGATAGAAGTGTGAAATCTATTCCGGAGGTGCATGTATGACAGAGCAAACGAAATCGTTGCCAAAGCGGAGCGAAATCGCAGTGGAGGATAAGTGGAACCTCGAGGCGATTTTCGAAACGGATGAGGCTTGGGAGAAAGAATTCGCGGAAGTGAAAGGTTTATTGCCGGGAATTGCAAAATATCAAGGAAAACTCGGCAAATCCGCGGCAACGTTATACGAAGTGTTGCAGCTGCAGGACGAAATTTCAAGAAGGTTAGGTCAATTGTATACATATGCTCACATGAGATCGGATGAGGATACCGCCAATGCCTTCTATCAAGATATGAACGATCGAGTGGCGAGTTTCGCTGCACGTGTCAGCAGCGCATTGTCGTTTATTGTGCCGGAAATCTTGGCGATGGAAGAAAGCAAATTGGATGAATTCCTGAATGAAGACGAGCGCCTGCGGTTATATGCGTTTGCGTTAGAGCAAATTAACAAGAAACGAAAACATATTCTGCCGGCCGAACAAGAAGCGATTCTTGCGCAAGCGAGCGAAGTGACCGACAATCCTTCGAACACATTCGGCATGTTGAACAATGCCGATTTGGAGTTTCCGTCGATTAAGGACGAAAACGGGGAAGAAGTGGATGTGACGCACGGAAGGTACATTCGCTTTCTTGAAAGTGATGACCGCCGGGTGCGCAAAGATGCGTTTCAAGCGATGTATGATACGTATGGACACTATAAAAATACGTTTGCGAGCACGTTGAGCGGTGCTGTAAAAAGCCATAATTTTTACGCGTCGGTTCGAAATTACGAGTCGGCTCGACAGGCGGCACTCGATGCAAACCATATTCCTGAAAAAGTATACGACAATTTGATTTCGACCGTGCATAAGCATTTGCATCTGCTTCATCGATATGCACGCCTCAGAAAGAATGTCCTGCAGCTTGACGAGCTTCATATGTATGATCTTTATACGCCGCTTGTCAAAGACGTCGAGATGAAATATTCGTTCGACGAAGCAAAAGAGATGGTCCTCCGCGGGTTGAAGCCGATGGGAGAAGACTATTTGCAAGTCATTCGCGAAGGTTACAAAAATCGCTGGATCGATGTATATGAGAACAAAGGTAAGCGAAGCGGCGCTTATTCTTCCGGTTCGTATTCGACAATGCCATATATTTTGCTCAACTGGCAAAACAACGTGAACAGCATGTTTACACTTGCCCACGAGCTTGGCCATTCCGCACACAGTTATTACACGAGAAGACACCAGCCGTATCCGTACGGCAATTATTCAATCTTCGTCGCTGAAGTGGCTTCGACATGCAACGAGTCGTTGTTGAACCATTATTTGCTCGAGACGCTCGAAGACAAGAAAAAGCGGTTGTATTTGTTGAATCACATGTTGGAAGGCTTCCGCGGCACGTTGTACCGGCAGACGATGTTCGCCGAATTTGAGCAGATGATTCATGAAAAAGCGGCTGCCGGCGAATCGCTTACGGCGGATAAGATGACGCGCTTGTATTATGAGTTGAATGTCAAATACTTCGGGGAAGACGTTCACGTCGACGACGACATCGGGCTTGAATGGGCGAGAATTCCTCACTTTTACTTGAATTACTACGTCTATCAGTATGCGACTGGATTCAGTGCGGCCGCTTCATTGTCGAAACAAATTTTGCAGGAAGGCGAACCTGCGGTCAACCGGTATTTGGAATTCCTGAAAGCGGGAAGTTCCGATTATCCAATTGAAGTGTTGAAGAAAGCAGGAGTCGACATGACGACTCCACAACCGATCGAAGATGCGCTGTCGGTATTCGCCGATGTTTTGGAAGAAATGGAACAACTGCTCGAGCAATAACACAGCAAGGACCTCGCCGTCATGAGCGAGGTCCTCCTTCTTTCGGCTTTCGGCGAGCGCCGGCATGGCTTAAACAATGAAGGGTGAAAAAAATTGAAAAGAAACAAAGGGGAGCAGAGGTCCAGAGCGGAACGAGGTGCATCATTCCGAGCAAGAAATAGCCGAAACTGAATGCGGACAGCAGGAAGCCGGCAAAAAACAGCGTCTTGTACATAAACATCCCTCCCTACTGGTTCATATGCAGGGAGGGACTTGGTTATGTCATCGATGATGGACGGACCCGTTATTTCATGCCCGCCAAAAGGTGCCGTTTTTCACGGGGACCCGTTTCACGACTTGTTGCAGCTGCAATTTTTTCATTTTTCTTTCTGCCTCTTCACATGTTAAATCGTAAACCATCGCAATTTCTTTCGTCGAGACGAACGGATATTTCTG encodes:
- a CDS encoding competence protein CoiA family protein, which encodes MAKRRNGNLFTLSEDREKEHFAKIRDKETFFCPACDAEVHMKLGDKRMWHFAHRNDAACSYSGESESRYHLSGKKQLFQWLQSRHPPVELEPYLPQIKQRPDLLLRTRPQPIVFEFQCSTISRQLFMKRTSSYENADYVPVWILGGNRMKRTKRDIFQLSELDWLALRKTKTTGERMLLYYCPDAGCFASLSQIVPFSPSKVHANVRFYQESLDSLSDLLDPPETNPFSVPTQWLNVKRQKRTYAFRERSRECFYLRKVAAGRPLFPPAVGWPTPSSISIETSPFIWQSWLFHQFLKHGDSSRVISLSSVRKAFHRLVFKGLFRLRSIPAIAISECDDAISEYMKCLVRFGLLEPVGFATFRLAEGTSLFTHEREESLEKEYFEKLFGIF
- the pepF gene encoding oligoendopeptidase F — protein: MTEQTKSLPKRSEIAVEDKWNLEAIFETDEAWEKEFAEVKGLLPGIAKYQGKLGKSAATLYEVLQLQDEISRRLGQLYTYAHMRSDEDTANAFYQDMNDRVASFAARVSSALSFIVPEILAMEESKLDEFLNEDERLRLYAFALEQINKKRKHILPAEQEAILAQASEVTDNPSNTFGMLNNADLEFPSIKDENGEEVDVTHGRYIRFLESDDRRVRKDAFQAMYDTYGHYKNTFASTLSGAVKSHNFYASVRNYESARQAALDANHIPEKVYDNLISTVHKHLHLLHRYARLRKNVLQLDELHMYDLYTPLVKDVEMKYSFDEAKEMVLRGLKPMGEDYLQVIREGYKNRWIDVYENKGKRSGAYSSGSYSTMPYILLNWQNNVNSMFTLAHELGHSAHSYYTRRHQPYPYGNYSIFVAEVASTCNESLLNHYLLETLEDKKKRLYLLNHMLEGFRGTLYRQTMFAEFEQMIHEKAAAGESLTADKMTRLYYELNVKYFGEDVHVDDDIGLEWARIPHFYLNYYVYQYATGFSAAASLSKQILQEGEPAVNRYLEFLKAGSSDYPIEVLKKAGVDMTTPQPIEDALSVFADVLEEMEQLLEQ